A single genomic interval of Bos javanicus breed banteng chromosome 26, ARS-OSU_banteng_1.0, whole genome shotgun sequence harbors:
- the SFR1 gene encoding swi5-dependent recombination DNA repair protein 1 homolog isoform X2 — translation MAEGEVKQDFKMESPSNSALMLPSTPQAGANPPSPNSSSSRKQPMSATLRERLRKTRSSFNSCYSVVKRLKVESEENDQTFSEKSAPSTEESCLEFHEKFKHIDSEFEESTYLKDTFKNINVCESKSLDTESCSDLQNDFMNENLAKHELNKEKAKLMKQIQEKEDLLRRLKLVKMYRSKNDLSQLQLLIEKWRSCSQQLLYELQSAMSEENKKLSLTQLIDHYGLDDKLLHYNRNEEEFIGV, via the exons ATGGCTGAGGGAG aagtaAAGCAAGATTTCAAGATGGAAAGTCCATCAAACTCGGCTTTGATGTTACCTAGCACTCCACAAGCTGGTGCCAATCCACCATCTCCCAATTCAAGTAGTTCAAGAAAACAA CCTATGAGTGCAACCCTTAGAGAAcgattaaggaaaaccagatctTCATTTAATTCCTGTTACAGTGTGGTAAAACGGCTTAAAGTAGAGAGTGAGGAAAATGATCAGACTTTTTCAGAGAAATCAGCACCTTCAACAGAAGAAAGCTGTTTGGAATTTcatgaaaaatttaaacacataGATAGTGAATTTGAAGAAAGTACATATTTGAAAGATACCTTCAAGAATATCAATGTTTGTGAATCTAAATCACTTGATACTGAGTCATGCAGTGATCTCCAAAATGACTTTATGAATGAGAATCTTGCCAAACATGaactaaacaaagaaaaagcaaaattgaTGAAGCAGATTCAAGAGAAAGAAGACCTTCTTCGGAGGCTGAAGCTAGTCAAAATGTATAGATCAAAG aaTGACCTGTCTCAGTTACAATTGTTAATAGAGAAGTGGAGAAGCTGTAGCCAGCAGTTGCTTTATGAGTTGCAGTCAGCTATGTCTGAGGAGAACAAGAAACTAAGCCTTACTCAGCTGATAGACCATTATGGGTTAGATGATAAATTGCTACActataacagaaatgaagaagaatttATAGGTGtttaa
- the SFR1 gene encoding swi5-dependent recombination DNA repair protein 1 homolog isoform X1 codes for MESPSNSALMLPSTPQAGANPPSPNSSSSRKQPMSATLRERLRKTRSSFNSCYSVVKRLKVESEENDQTFSEKSAPSTEESCLEFHEKFKHIDSEFEESTYLKDTFKNINVCESKSLDTESCSDLQNDFMNENLAKHELNKEKAKLMKQIQEKEDLLRRLKLVKMYRSKNDLSQLQLLIEKWRSCSQQLLYELQSAMSEENKKLSLTQLIDHYGLDDKLLHYNRNEEEFIGV; via the exons ATGGAAAGTCCATCAAACTCGGCTTTGATGTTACCTAGCACTCCACAAGCTGGTGCCAATCCACCATCTCCCAATTCAAGTAGTTCAAGAAAACAA CCTATGAGTGCAACCCTTAGAGAAcgattaaggaaaaccagatctTCATTTAATTCCTGTTACAGTGTGGTAAAACGGCTTAAAGTAGAGAGTGAGGAAAATGATCAGACTTTTTCAGAGAAATCAGCACCTTCAACAGAAGAAAGCTGTTTGGAATTTcatgaaaaatttaaacacataGATAGTGAATTTGAAGAAAGTACATATTTGAAAGATACCTTCAAGAATATCAATGTTTGTGAATCTAAATCACTTGATACTGAGTCATGCAGTGATCTCCAAAATGACTTTATGAATGAGAATCTTGCCAAACATGaactaaacaaagaaaaagcaaaattgaTGAAGCAGATTCAAGAGAAAGAAGACCTTCTTCGGAGGCTGAAGCTAGTCAAAATGTATAGATCAAAG aaTGACCTGTCTCAGTTACAATTGTTAATAGAGAAGTGGAGAAGCTGTAGCCAGCAGTTGCTTTATGAGTTGCAGTCAGCTATGTCTGAGGAGAACAAGAAACTAAGCCTTACTCAGCTGATAGACCATTATGGGTTAGATGATAAATTGCTACActataacagaaatgaagaagaatttATAGGTGtttaa